The following is a genomic window from Amycolatopsis sp. BJA-103.
TCGGTCAAGCGATCGCTTCTGCGCCGAATGCCGATTCGGTCGATCGACAGGTGAGGACGGGCGGTGTGCCGATCACCGGGCACCCTCTTCGCGAATCCGCTCCGACGACGGCGCAAAGACGCCGAGATCCACCTTAAATCAATGTTAAGGACCGGCGGATTCGGTGCTATCTTGACTGGGCGAAACGCGAGAAGTTCTTCACTCGGAATTCGCCTCGCATCCCTCGTGGTGCGGGCTTGCCGCGGGGGTTCGGTCACCGAATCCGCCGCTGAGCTGAGGATTCTCCCGCAGGGCCGCCGATACCGAACCTTCGGTACGGCCTGTCCGCACGGTGGGTTCGGTGGCCACGAACTGCTGCGGAATTCGTTGACCCCGTCGAGAGCCGGTTCGTAGTGTTTGCCGAGTCTTGGGCAGGGACGGCTTTGGTGGACACGAATGGCTCAGGCAGAAGGGGGCTTTCCATGGCCGGCATCCGAACGATTTCCCCGATCGGCAAGTGGGCTTTCGACGCGGGTCGTACCGCGCGGCCCGGAATCATCAGTGAATTCGTGGAAGTCGCCGACATGCCACTGGCGGCGCTCAGTGCCGGGCTGCGGCTCGGTGGTGGCAACGCCGCCTTCTTCCGGCTGCTCGGCCGTCGTCCCGCCGACGTGCTCGGTGAATCGTTCCCCGAGCTCGTCACCGCCGGTCCCGATCATCTGCGTGACCGGCTGAACCGGGTCGCCGAAGGCTGGGAGCAGCGGTTTCGCGGCAGCGTGACCGGGCTCGGATCCGGCGGTGCCGACCGGCTGACCATCGTGGCGGGCCGGATGCGGGCGCCGGGTACGGCGATCCTGCTGACCGTGCTCCCGGAGGCGGGGCCCGCCGCGGCCCGCGCCGAGCAGCTGAGCTCGGTCAACGACATCGAGGCGAAGATCCTCCAGGGCATCGCCAGCGGCTTGTCCAGCCTGGAGATGGCCGACAAGTTCTACCTGAGCCGCCAGGGGATCGACTACCACGTCGCCCGCTTGCAGCGGAAGTTCAAGGCGCGCAACCGGGTCGAACTGGTTTCGCGCGCCTTCGCCACCGGGCTGCTCGACTCGACGGCGTGGCCGCCGCGGGTGCCGGAGTCCCGGCGCGCGAGCTGACCGCCCGGATCTGACGGGTGGATGGCCGCCGCGTGACGTACTCGTGCGATTACGGTGCGGTCCCAGTGAACGGTCCGGGCTCAGCCCCTGCTCACCGTCGTATTTCGGAAGAATTCGTAATGATCTTCGAGGCATGTTCGCTCATCTGAGCGGTGCGGCCGACCGGAGCGGACGCCGGGTGGCCTGCTGGGGTAAACCTGGATGTCATGGGTCGTTCACGGTTCATCCCCTGGAGCGCGGTCTTCTGTCACACTTCGTCGCACCAGGCTCACGTGTGGTGCCGCGTCGAGTGTGGCCGCCTTGCCCTCGGAATCGCGCGCTCGCCGACTTCGCGCTCATTTGAGCGGCACGCATCCCCGTAGCGAGGGATAACCCTCGCCGGGGTTGGCCGGTCTATTCGGTAAGACGATCACACGATGAGATGGAAGCACGTAAGCGTTTGTTCGCTCTGTGTGACGGCAGCGACCCGATGGGACGACAGGAGGCGGAGATGGTGGACGCCAACAGACCCGGGCGCACGCTGGCCGGACGTGACGACGAGCTGCGCCGGCTCGCCACGCGGCTGAGCCCTGGTGCGCCTGGTCAAGGCTCCGTCATCGTCGTGCGAGGGCAGTCGGGTATCGGCAAGTCCAGCCTGTTGGACACCGCGCTGGCCGCTCTCACGGACACCGTCATCTGCCGGGGCGAAGGGGCCGCGGCTTCCCGGGAACTGCTCGCGGGACTGCGCCGGGCCGGTGCGCCGGTCTCGGATCCGGACGACTTCGCCGCCTGGTACGAGGGATTCGCGGCTTGGGCGGGCGGGCAGCCCGCGATCGTGCTCGCCGTCGACGACGTGCAGTGGTGTGATGAACCGACGTTGCGCTGGCTGAGCCTCATCGCCCGCCACGCGACGCGGCTGCCGGTGCGGATGATCCTGGTCCGGTCGGCCGCCGACGGCCCGGACGGTGTGGCGGAACGGTTGGCGGACCTCGAATCCTGGTACGGCACCGAGGTGCTCGACCTCGGTCCGCTGCCCGCGGAGGCCGTCGCCTCACTGGCGCGCGAGGCCGTCGGATCGGAGCCGGGGGAAGCGTTCGTGCGGCACTGCGTCGAGCAGTCCGGCGGGAATCCCTTGCTGCTGCGGGAGATGCTCGACGAACTGGGCAAGGTCGCGGCGGGCGTCGCGCCGGTGGCCGGTTCCGCGGCGGGAGCCGCGCTGATCCACTCCCTGTTCACCGGCATCCCGGACTACGCCCGGTCGGTCGCCACCGCCATCGCGGTACTCGGCGGGCAGGACCTGTCCCTGGTGGCGCGGCTGGCCAAGGTACCGGCCCGTACCGCCGGAACCGCCGTCGACCTGTTGCGGAGTCAGCACATCCTTGCGCCGGAAGGGTTTTCCTTCCGGCACGACCCGGTGCGGGAAGGGCTGCTCGACGCCCTCGATCCCGCCGAGCTCGGCCGGTGGCGGCGTACCGCGGCGATTCTGCTGAGCGACGCGGCCGGGTCGCCGGAAGAAGTGGCCGAGCACCTGCTCGAACTCGGCGAGCTGGACTCGTGGATGGTCGACCTGCTGCGGGACGCCGCGAGCTGCGCCTGCGACCGTGGCGCGCCCTGGGACGCGCTGCGCTATCTTCGGCCCGCCGCGGCGGCGAGGCCTTCCGATGCGGGCCTGGCCGTCCAGCTAGCCGAGACGGTCGCGCTGCTGGAACCGGACAGCGGCTTCGACCTCCTGCGCCGCGCGCTCGAACTGCAGCAGGATCCCTCCGACCGCGCCAGGGCCGCGGTGAAGCTGGGCCGCGCGGCGCTCGTCGCCCGCCGCTGCGGGACCGCCGTCACCGTGCTGGACCGGGTGCTGACCGTCCTCGGCGGCGAGGTGGACCAGCAATTGCGGATCCATCTCGAAGGGCTGTTGTGCCTGGTGGGCATCGAAGATCGCGACAGCCTGCCGAAGCTCGACACCCGGATCCAGCCCCGGACCGGCGACGGCCCGGAAGCCGTCGTCGACGCCAGGCATCTGGCCGTGTGCGCCGTCGTCGCCGCGCTCGACGGGACCCGGCCGCGCGAGGCCGCCGAATGGGCGATGCGCGCGATCCGCGGGTACACCCCGACCACCGACGACTCGGCCGTCAGCTCCGCCGTCCTGGCGCTCTTGCTGACCGACGAGGTCGACGTCGCCAGGAACGAACTGACCAGGGCCATCGAGCTCGTCCCGGCCCAGCGCAGCGAGTACCTCGCTTTCCGCGGCCTGCTCGGGCATTGGTGCGGCGATCTCGCCACCGCGGCCGCCGACGCCGGACAGGCCTACGCGCTCAGCCGCCGTGCCGAAGGGCGCACCGGCGGGGTGGTCCCACGGATCGCGCTCGCCACCGTCGCGGCCCAGCAGGGCGACACCGCGAAGGCGATGAAGTTGTTGCGGGAGGCGGATTCCCCGCAGTTGTGGGATCACACGGTGATGCGCCCGTGGTTCCAGCTCGTCGACGCGCGGGTGCATTGGGCGGCGGGGGATCGCGAGGCGGCGCTGAAGCTGTTCCACCGCTGCGGCGAGAGCCTCGCCGACGTCGGCATCGCCAACCCGCTGCTGGCACCGTGGTGGTTCGAGGGCGCCTGCCTGCTGGCGGGCGAAAGGGAATTCGAGGCCGCGGCGGAACTCGCGGCCGAAGGGGCCGAGCCGGCGGCGCGGTGGGGCACGCCGCGAGCGGTCGGAATGTCCCGGCTCGCGACCGCGGTCGCCACCCGCGGCCCCGACCGGATCGCGCTGATCGAAGAGGCTGCGGGCATTCTCGCCGGGTCTCCCGCCCGGCTGGAGGAAGCGCTGGCGGAGTTCCACCTCGGCCACGCGCTCGTCGAAGCGGGGGACACGGCCGCCGCGCGCGTCCGCCTGCGGCGCTGTGTCGAGCTGAGTTTGCGGACAGGGGACCGTTTTCTGCTCCGCCGGGCCCAGCGGACCGCCGCCGAGGCCGGTATCCCGAGCGAGGTCTCCCCGCTCGATTCGCTGAGCCCGGCCGAACGGCACATCGCCCGGCTCGCCGGGCGCGGGATCAGCAACCGGGTCATCGCGGAACGCCTCTTCGTCACCGTCCGGACCATCGAAACGCATCTGACGAGCGTGTACCGCAAGCTGCGGATCACCGGCCGGGGCGAGCTGGCCGTGATCGTCGGCCACGTCGACGACCGTCCCGTGCTGCTCGAGGGTGCCCGGTGAGCGCCGTCCGGCGGCTCGAAGCCGACGGCGCGGACGAACTCGTCGAGCGCGAAACCGAACTGCGCCTGCTCAGCCGCCTGGTCGGGGATCTCGAACTCGGCCACGGCGGTTCCGCGCTCGTGCTCGGCCCGGCGGGCAGCGGGCGGACGGCGCTGCTGGACCAGGTCGCGTCGCTGGCCACCGAGCGGGGGCTTCAGGTGTTCACCGCGCGCGGATCGGCCACCGAGGCCGAGTTGCCGTACGGGCTGCTTTCCCAGCTGCTCGCCTCGATCCCGGAACTCGCGGACGTCCCGTGGCTGCACGCCGCGCTTTCGGACGGCACCGACGTGCAGGTCCTGCACGAACTGCTCTGCCAGCGGCTGCTGGAATCGGCCCGGCGCCGCCCGGTCCTGCTGGTCGTCGACGATCTGATCCTGGCCGACGAACAGTCCGAGGCCTGGCTGGCCGCGTTGCAGCGGCGCAGGGGGAGCGACCCGGTGCTGCTCATCGCCGCGCATTCCGGCCCGCAGGACGCCGACGGCGACGGCGCGGATCCGCTGTGCCTCGGCGGTCTTCCCTGGGAGAACCGGCATGTCGTGCGGTTGCGGCCGTTGAGCGAGGCGGCGGTCCGGCGGCTGGTGCACGCGGTCCCGGCGCCGCGGCCGCCGGTGGCCGAGGTCTACGCGGCCACGCGCGGAAACCCCGCGCTGCTCGCGGAAGTGCTCGCCCGGTCGGCCGCGGGCCAGGGGCCCGGCGCGGAGATCACCGCGATCACCGCGGACGTGCGCCGCGACACCGTGCTCGACCTGCTCGCCCGGCTGCCGTCCGATCTCGCCGCGCTGGTGCGGACGATCGCCGCGATCGGCACCCTCGACGAGGCCTACCTGCGCCCGCTCGCCGCCCCGCTCGGGATGCCGCTGAACCGGGCGCTGCGGGTGCTGGCGGACTCCGGCCTGATCGGGACCGATCCCGCCGAGCCGATGAACCCCCAGGTGGCCACCTGGGTGCTGGCCGCGACCGGCGCGGAGGAGCGGGCGGGGACGCGACGGCGGGCCGCCGAGCTCGGGCATCGCCGGGCCGCCCCGGAGGAGGACGTCGCCGGGCTGCTGCTCGGTTCGCAGCCGGTCGGTGAGGCTTGGGCACTGGAGACGCTGCACGCGGCCGCGTTGCGCCGACGCGAAGCCGGGGACCACACCGAAGCGGCCCGGTACTACCGGCGGGCGCTCGCCGAACCCGCGCCGCCCGGGACGTCGGCCCGGTTGCGGTTGGAGCTGGAGACGGTCGAGGCGTCGTCGTGCCCGTTCACCGGCGGGTTGCGGCTGGCCAGAGCGACCCGGGTCTCCGACGGCGACGACACCGTCCGAACGCGACTGTCCGCTGTGGACTTGATGATGCAGCGAGGGGCCAGGGACGACGCGCTTCGCGAGCTGGCCGTGTTGAGCGAGGCCGTGGCCGACGACCGGGATCGCGCGGATCTGACGGCGTTGCACTGGCTGGCCGAAGGGACCGGCGCGGGGGCCGTTCTCCTCGGCATCCCGGCCTTGACGGACCTGGACCCGGCTTCGCTGACCCCCGAGCAGACGGCGGCCGCGTCCTGGCTGGCGACGACGGCGTGCCGCGACGGGCGGGTGGCCCGCAGACTGGCCCGGCGCGCGGCGGATCCGTCGAACGAGCCCATGACCCTCTATTCGCCGCGGCTGGCGCTGGCCATCACCTTCACCCAGACCGACGACGTCCTGGAAGCGCTTTCCGTCTACGAGGAAGTGATCGCGGACGCGAGCGCCGCCGGGGCGGGCGTGCCGGTGGCACTCGGCCTCACCGGCCAGGCCTGGATCCACCTGCAACGCGGTCGCGTGCAGGCCGCGGAGGAGGCGCTCGCCAAGGCCACCGCGTCCGGTCCGCCGGACGGCTGGCCGCCGACGGTCACCGCGTCGCTGAGCACGATCGCGATCGCGGCGGGGCTCACCCGCGGCGATCTCGAGGCCGCCCAGCGCGCCGTCGACGCGGCCGTCGACGGCGGGCCGCTGTACTCCACGCCGTATCTGCTCTTCATGCGCGGGTTGCTGGAACTGGACCTGAAACGCCATCGGCGGGCACTGGGGCTGTTCCAGGAATGCGGCAGGCGGATGAACGCGATCGGCTGGCAGAACCCCGGTCTGGTGCCGTGGCGTTCGCATGTCGCCATCGCGGCGCAGGCGCTCGGCGACGAGCACACCGCCGCCGCGATGATCAGCGAGGAATGGCGGCTGGCACAGGATTGGGGCACGCGCACCGCGATCGGGCGGACCCATCTGGGCGCGGGTGTCGCGGTGCGGTCCGAGGACGCGGTGTTCCGGCTGACGCAGGCGGTCAACGCGCTCCAGCAGTCGCCCGCCAGGGTGCTCTACGTCGAGGCGGTGCTGCTGCTCGCGGCCGCGCAGATCAACCGGGGGCAGACCAGCGGCGTGCCGCGACTGCTGCGCGAGGCCGAACGGCTGGCCACCGCGTACCAGCTCGCGTGGGCGACCTCCCGCATCGCCGACCTCGGGAAACGGCTGTCCGACCGGCCGCGGCGGTCCTATCGCACGGCGTCCCGGCGCTGGCGGGTGCTCTCGCCCGCCGCGACCGACCTCGTCCGCCGCGTGCTCGCGAACGCCTCCAACGCCGAACTGGCGGAGGAGCTGGGCGTGAGCAAACGCGCCGTCGAGCTCCGGCTCACCGCGATCTACCGGCAGCTCGAGGTGACCGGGCGGGCCGAGCTGCGGGAGCTGTTCGACGCGCTGGACAAGGAGCTCTGATCCGTCGTCATGATGATCGAGCGAGTCGACCAGCAGGCCGCGATCGCCGGGGCCGTCGCCGAGGCGCGTGCCGGAGCGGGGCAGTTCGTCGTCGTCCGCGGCGGGCTGGGCGCCGGCCGGTCCGCGCTGCTGCACGCGGCGGGGGAGGAGGCCGCCGCGCGGGGCGTGCGCGTCGTCCGGGCGGCCGCGACCCCGCTGGACCGAGGCGTCGCGCACGGCGTGGTCTGGCTGCTGCTGGAACCCTTGCTGGAATCCGGCCGCCGCGGGGAGTTGCTCACCGCGGTCCGGGCCGACAGCGAGTTCCCCGCCGATCCGCCCGACGCGCGCCGCGCCCATCTCGTCCTGCACGAACTGCTGGAACTGTTCACCGACATGGTGCGCGACACCGGTCCGGTCGCGCTGCTGGTGGACGATCTGCAGTGGGCCGACCCGGCTTCGGCGCGGTGGCTCGCGTATCTGGCCAAGCGGATGAGCCGCCTGCGGGTCCTCGTCGTGGCCACCCTGCTGGAAGGTGACGACTCCGCGGACGACGTCGTGGTCAAGGACATCGCCCGGACCGCGGCGCGCACGGTGCACGCCACCCCGCTCTCGGCCGCCGGTGTCCGGTCCTACCTGACCGCCCGCTGCGGAGCCGAACCCGCGGACGAATTCGCGGACGTCTGCTACGCCCGCACCGGCGGTTCGCCGATGTTGCTGGACGCGCTGGTCAACGCGATGCTCGGACACGGTCTGCGGCCGATCGCCCCGGCCGCGGCCGAACTCGCCGCGCTGCGGCCCTCGCCCGCCGCGGCGCGGCTGACCCGGTGCCTGCGCGCCCAGCCGGATGACGTCTCCGCGGTGGCCAAGGCGATGGCCGCGCTCGGTGGGTCGACCGAGCCCGGCGTCCTCGCCGAGCTCGCCGACCTCGACTCGCCGGACTTCGACGCGGCCTTGCGCGCGTTGCGGCGGCTGGGGCTCGTCGAAGCCCCCGCAGACGGGCTGCTGCGGTTCGCGGGGGAGATGGCGGGCGATCTCGTCGCCGACCAGCTCAGCGCGGACGAACAGGACCGGTTGCACCTGCGCGCCGCGAATGTCCTCTACCGCAACGGAAGGCCGGTCGAGCAGATCGGACGGCAGCTGCTGGCCACGGTCGCCGAACCCGAGCCGTGGGCCGCGGAGGTGCTGCGGACCGCGGCCAGTGCCGCGCTGGCGAACTCGTCGCCCCAGACGGCCGCCCAGTATCTGCAGCACGCGCTGGCGCATCCGGGTGCCGACCGCGCGGAACTGCTCGTCGATCTCGCCGCCGTCGAACGCGGCTACGATCTGCCCGCCGCCCACCGGCATCTGCACCAGGCGCTGGGCCTGATGCGGGATCCGGTGGACCGCGCGTTCGCGCTCGGCCTGCTCCCGGTGGTGACCGGGCTGCGGTTCGCCGCGGACGTCCGCCGTCTCCGGCAGGTGCTCGCGGAACTGCGGGAGGTCCCCGGTCCGGACGCGGCCGACGCGGCGTTGCGGATGGAGGCCCGTCTTCGCTATCTCGAACGGGGTGTCCCCGGTGCCGGCGACGCGGCGGCGGACCGGCTGGCGGAACTCGGTCCCGCGCCCGCCCAGGATTCCTCGGCTCAGCGGGAGCTGGTCGCGGTCCTGCTGTACTTGATGACCGTCGCGGGCGTCGCGCCCCGGGAGTCCATTGTGGACCTCGCCAGGCAGGTGCTGGAGCGGGAACCCGGTTCGCCGGACCAGATGTACACCACGCTGCCGCTCACGGTGCTGGTGCTGGCCGCCGCCGATTCGCTCGACGGCGTCGACTCCTGGCTCGCCGCGGCGTGCGGTCCCGCGGCCGATCCGGACCTGCCGACGCTGGTCGCCTGGGCGGGACAGTCGCTCGTGGCCTCCGCCACCGGCCTGCTCGGCGTCGCCCGCGACCGGGCGCAGGCGGTGCTGGTGTCGGCGGGTCCCAGCCGGGTCGGGATCACCATGACGGCGATGCGGGTGCTGGCCGAAATCGCGATGGAGCAACGAGATCCGGCACTCGCGCGGCTGATCGTCGACCATCTGGAGGTCGAGCACGACCCCTGGCTCCGGTCCCTGGCGTACGGCACCTTGGCCCTGACCGAGGCCAATCACACCGCGGCCGCCGAGTACTTCCTCGACTGCGTGCATCAGCTGGAGCGGTTCGGGAACCGCGTGCTGCTGCCGCTGCGCGGTCAGATCGCCCTGCTGCTCGCGGCGACCGACGATCCGAAGCGGGCGGAAGCGGTCGCGCAGGGCGAGGTCGAGCGGGCGTTGTCCTGGGGCGCGCCGTCGTCGGTGGGGCGCGCGCTGCGGATCCGCGCGACGCTGCTCGACCGGGACGAGGACGCCGTCCCGATCCTGCGCGAGGCCGCGGAAACCCTGGCCCGCTCGGGAGACCGGCTCGAACTCGCCCGCACGCTGATCCTGCTCGGGGAACGCGGCACCGGACCCGACGCCCGCGAGCGGCTGCTGGAAGGGCGCAGCCTGGCGGCCGGATGCGGGGCCAGCTGGCTGACCGGGTCCGCGGAGCCGCCGGATCAGGCGGACGGCGGACTGCTGACCGCGACCGAGCAGCGCGTGGTGGAACTGGCGGTGTCCGGCCGCCGCAACCGCGACATCGCGGAACTGCTGGAGGTCACCGTGCGCGCGGTGGAGAAGCACCTCACCAGTTCGTATCGCAAGCTGGGCATCAGTGGCCGCGCCCAGTTGGCCGCGGCGATGCGCGGCCATCGGGCGGGCTGAGCCCGGTCAGGATCCGGCGGGGCCGAGGCGTCCCTGCAGCCACGCCGCCGCCAACTCGACCCGGGACTGGCTGCCGGTGCGTTCGAACAGCGACGTCAGCCGGGCTTCGATGCGCTTCTCGCTGACCTGCAGTGCCGCCGCGATCTGCCGGTTCGTGCGGCCGCTCGCGATCAGGCCGACGATGTGGCGCTCCAAGGGATCCAACCCCGCCCGGTCGGTCCGGTCCGCGCGGTCCGGGGAGAAGGAGATCCGGTGCCGATCGAGCAGATCCGAAACGTGCGGCAGGGCCGTGACGGCGTCCAGGCGCCTCAACGTCCGGTGCGCCTCCAGCAGTGACGGCCCGGGGACCGGGCTCACCTCGCCGAACGCCGTGCACGCCTCGGCGATCCGGAACACGTCGCCGGACTGCCGGGCCAGCTTGACCCCGGCGCGCACCGACTCCATGTCCCCGCGCACGAGACCGCCACACACCAGCGCCGCCTCCTGGACCGACGCGGTCGGGCTGCGGACGGCGAGGCTCTCGAGTTCGGCGAGCAGGCGGGTCACGGTCTCGGTGTCCCCCTGCTGCCTCGCTCCGTGCAGGAGCCGGGCGAGCAGGCGCTCCATCCCCGCTCGCACCCCGCGTTCGCGGCATTCGGCGTAGTCCCGCCAGCCTCGGGCGAGGGCTTCGTCGTGCTGTCCTTCGGACTGGTGGAGCAGACACCTGACCCACGCGACGTACGCGTCGGCGGAAGTCCGGAAAGGCAAGCGGCGCAACCAATCCGCCGCCCGGTCCGGCTGGGCGCGCTGGGCGCAGATCTCCGCGGCGAACACACTCGCGAACCGGTGGCGGCGGGGCGGGTCCCACCACAGGCGGTCGCCTTCGAGCTGCCGGGCCAGCGACAACGCCGCGTCCCACTCGCCCTCGCGGTAAGCCTGCCGGACCATATGCCAATCGACCGCGAAACCGGACGTCGGCGGTTGGTAGCGGCCGCGCAACAGGACGTTCAGGACACTGACCGTGTCGAGGACCTCGGCGGCTTCGGCGACGTCCTCGTGCGGCGGCATTTCCGTCAGTACCAACCACTCCTCGGCCGGTCTGCCGCCGTCGCCGGGCAGCGCGCCCAGCAGGATCCCGGCGCCGAGGGCGAACAGCTGGTCGTCTTCCGCGCCACTGGCACGCGCGAGCGCCCGCACCGCTTCGGCGGCCGCCGGGCGGTCGGCCCGATTGACCGCGTCGAGCAGCAGACGGCAGTCGGGAACCTTGTCGAGGAGATGCGCGACTTCGGCGGCCAGCGGTCGTACGACGTCGAGTTCGGCGAGTCGTTGCTCGTGGGCGAGCGCGCCCAGCCAGCACATCAGGACGGTGGCGGACAGCCGGGCGGACGGCCCGGGGTCGGCGAGCCGCGGTGCGACGACGGTGGCGAGGTCGTCGGCCAGCGCGCCGTAGCCGCCGGCCGCGAGGCTGTCCGCGAGCAGGGCCCGGAGCACTTCGGGAAACCGGTCGTCGGACGGGGCGAGCAGCCGGAGCGCCGCCAGCCGGTAGCGGCGCGCCGTCGGCATGTCGGTGTTCCCGCTCGCGGCCGCGTCGAGCAGCAGGCTCGCCGTCCCGGGATCCGGTGGTGACGGCGGGAGCTCGGCGAGATGCGGGGCGATTTCGGCGGGATCGGCCGGATGACGGTCGAGGAGATCCCGCACGATTCTCCGGTGCAGCACCGTGCGCCAGCGTAGGCCGTGCTCCAGCCGGAGTCTGTCGGCCAGCGCGGGGACGGCGAACTCCACCGCGCCGTCCGTGCCGCCGCGAAGGATCCCGGCCCGGACCAGGTCGTCGAGGGCCTG
Proteins encoded in this region:
- a CDS encoding helix-turn-helix transcriptional regulator; this encodes MAGIRTISPIGKWAFDAGRTARPGIISEFVEVADMPLAALSAGLRLGGGNAAFFRLLGRRPADVLGESFPELVTAGPDHLRDRLNRVAEGWEQRFRGSVTGLGSGGADRLTIVAGRMRAPGTAILLTVLPEAGPAAARAEQLSSVNDIEAKILQGIASGLSSLEMADKFYLSRQGIDYHVARLQRKFKARNRVELVSRAFATGLLDSTAWPPRVPESRRAS
- a CDS encoding helix-turn-helix transcriptional regulator, which produces MVDANRPGRTLAGRDDELRRLATRLSPGAPGQGSVIVVRGQSGIGKSSLLDTALAALTDTVICRGEGAAASRELLAGLRRAGAPVSDPDDFAAWYEGFAAWAGGQPAIVLAVDDVQWCDEPTLRWLSLIARHATRLPVRMILVRSAADGPDGVAERLADLESWYGTEVLDLGPLPAEAVASLAREAVGSEPGEAFVRHCVEQSGGNPLLLREMLDELGKVAAGVAPVAGSAAGAALIHSLFTGIPDYARSVATAIAVLGGQDLSLVARLAKVPARTAGTAVDLLRSQHILAPEGFSFRHDPVREGLLDALDPAELGRWRRTAAILLSDAAGSPEEVAEHLLELGELDSWMVDLLRDAASCACDRGAPWDALRYLRPAAAARPSDAGLAVQLAETVALLEPDSGFDLLRRALELQQDPSDRARAAVKLGRAALVARRCGTAVTVLDRVLTVLGGEVDQQLRIHLEGLLCLVGIEDRDSLPKLDTRIQPRTGDGPEAVVDARHLAVCAVVAALDGTRPREAAEWAMRAIRGYTPTTDDSAVSSAVLALLLTDEVDVARNELTRAIELVPAQRSEYLAFRGLLGHWCGDLATAAADAGQAYALSRRAEGRTGGVVPRIALATVAAQQGDTAKAMKLLREADSPQLWDHTVMRPWFQLVDARVHWAAGDREAALKLFHRCGESLADVGIANPLLAPWWFEGACLLAGEREFEAAAELAAEGAEPAARWGTPRAVGMSRLATAVATRGPDRIALIEEAAGILAGSPARLEEALAEFHLGHALVEAGDTAAARVRLRRCVELSLRTGDRFLLRRAQRTAAEAGIPSEVSPLDSLSPAERHIARLAGRGISNRVIAERLFVTVRTIETHLTSVYRKLRITGRGELAVIVGHVDDRPVLLEGAR
- a CDS encoding AAA family ATPase codes for the protein MSAVRRLEADGADELVERETELRLLSRLVGDLELGHGGSALVLGPAGSGRTALLDQVASLATERGLQVFTARGSATEAELPYGLLSQLLASIPELADVPWLHAALSDGTDVQVLHELLCQRLLESARRRPVLLVVDDLILADEQSEAWLAALQRRRGSDPVLLIAAHSGPQDADGDGADPLCLGGLPWENRHVVRLRPLSEAAVRRLVHAVPAPRPPVAEVYAATRGNPALLAEVLARSAAGQGPGAEITAITADVRRDTVLDLLARLPSDLAALVRTIAAIGTLDEAYLRPLAAPLGMPLNRALRVLADSGLIGTDPAEPMNPQVATWVLAATGAEERAGTRRRAAELGHRRAAPEEDVAGLLLGSQPVGEAWALETLHAAALRRREAGDHTEAARYYRRALAEPAPPGTSARLRLELETVEASSCPFTGGLRLARATRVSDGDDTVRTRLSAVDLMMQRGARDDALRELAVLSEAVADDRDRADLTALHWLAEGTGAGAVLLGIPALTDLDPASLTPEQTAAASWLATTACRDGRVARRLARRAADPSNEPMTLYSPRLALAITFTQTDDVLEALSVYEEVIADASAAGAGVPVALGLTGQAWIHLQRGRVQAAEEALAKATASGPPDGWPPTVTASLSTIAIAAGLTRGDLEAAQRAVDAAVDGGPLYSTPYLLFMRGLLELDLKRHRRALGLFQECGRRMNAIGWQNPGLVPWRSHVAIAAQALGDEHTAAAMISEEWRLAQDWGTRTAIGRTHLGAGVAVRSEDAVFRLTQAVNALQQSPARVLYVEAVLLLAAAQINRGQTSGVPRLLREAERLATAYQLAWATSRIADLGKRLSDRPRRSYRTASRRWRVLSPAATDLVRRVLANASNAELAEELGVSKRAVELRLTAIYRQLEVTGRAELRELFDALDKEL
- a CDS encoding AAA family ATPase, which encodes MMIERVDQQAAIAGAVAEARAGAGQFVVVRGGLGAGRSALLHAAGEEAAARGVRVVRAAATPLDRGVAHGVVWLLLEPLLESGRRGELLTAVRADSEFPADPPDARRAHLVLHELLELFTDMVRDTGPVALLVDDLQWADPASARWLAYLAKRMSRLRVLVVATLLEGDDSADDVVVKDIARTAARTVHATPLSAAGVRSYLTARCGAEPADEFADVCYARTGGSPMLLDALVNAMLGHGLRPIAPAAAELAALRPSPAAARLTRCLRAQPDDVSAVAKAMAALGGSTEPGVLAELADLDSPDFDAALRALRRLGLVEAPADGLLRFAGEMAGDLVADQLSADEQDRLHLRAANVLYRNGRPVEQIGRQLLATVAEPEPWAAEVLRTAASAALANSSPQTAAQYLQHALAHPGADRAELLVDLAAVERGYDLPAAHRHLHQALGLMRDPVDRAFALGLLPVVTGLRFAADVRRLRQVLAELREVPGPDAADAALRMEARLRYLERGVPGAGDAAADRLAELGPAPAQDSSAQRELVAVLLYLMTVAGVAPRESIVDLARQVLEREPGSPDQMYTTLPLTVLVLAAADSLDGVDSWLAAACGPAADPDLPTLVAWAGQSLVASATGLLGVARDRAQAVLVSAGPSRVGITMTAMRVLAEIAMEQRDPALARLIVDHLEVEHDPWLRSLAYGTLALTEANHTAAAEYFLDCVHQLERFGNRVLLPLRGQIALLLAATDDPKRAEAVAQGEVERALSWGAPSSVGRALRIRATLLDRDEDAVPILREAAETLARSGDRLELARTLILLGERGTGPDARERLLEGRSLAAGCGASWLTGSAEPPDQADGGLLTATEQRVVELAVSGRRNRDIAELLEVTVRAVEKHLTSSYRKLGISGRAQLAAAMRGHRAG
- a CDS encoding helix-turn-helix transcriptional regulator — translated: MGATAVTNAGPDDAQAALDRVLTGSRAIWVLHGPAGSGRSTVLSGLAQRGRRSGAAVLAVPAGPEPETVLLRLTTQLVELIATLDRPELVSMLSAVAWLRARLESGSGTGPQTTAHDLITVLATLAPRSRIVLQFDDFDLLPPELATVLTLVAEGARATGTVTVATAAGRDPGGGPVGKLLAIADGTVGLRPLTAAETTALLPGWTTRAGRIASDPALVSAVRTALGPLFGNPGTVGATITGLRVSGRLSVVDEHVCLTGAGPPIVLPEGHPETLRLRRLGPRARRLAAIIAVLSEQSVPTLERLPWLASAAALTPSVAGQALDDLVRAGILRGGTDGAVEFAVPALADRLRLEHGLRWRTVLHRRIVRDLLDRHPADPAEIAPHLAELPPSPPDPGTASLLLDAAASGNTDMPTARRYRLAALRLLAPSDDRFPEVLRALLADSLAAGGYGALADDLATVVAPRLADPGPSARLSATVLMCWLGALAHEQRLAELDVVRPLAAEVAHLLDKVPDCRLLLDAVNRADRPAAAEAVRALARASGAEDDQLFALGAGILLGALPGDGGRPAEEWLVLTEMPPHEDVAEAAEVLDTVSVLNVLLRGRYQPPTSGFAVDWHMVRQAYREGEWDAALSLARQLEGDRLWWDPPRRHRFASVFAAEICAQRAQPDRAADWLRRLPFRTSADAYVAWVRCLLHQSEGQHDEALARGWRDYAECRERGVRAGMERLLARLLHGARQQGDTETVTRLLAELESLAVRSPTASVQEAALVCGGLVRGDMESVRAGVKLARQSGDVFRIAEACTAFGEVSPVPGPSLLEAHRTLRRLDAVTALPHVSDLLDRHRISFSPDRADRTDRAGLDPLERHIVGLIASGRTNRQIAAALQVSEKRIEARLTSLFERTGSQSRVELAAAWLQGRLGPAGS